One Cygnus atratus isolate AKBS03 ecotype Queensland, Australia chromosome 6, CAtr_DNAZoo_HiC_assembly, whole genome shotgun sequence DNA segment encodes these proteins:
- the CCDC150 gene encoding LOW QUALITY PROTEIN: coiled-coil domain-containing protein 150 (The sequence of the model RefSeq protein was modified relative to this genomic sequence to represent the inferred CDS: substituted 2 bases at 2 genomic stop codons) — protein sequence MANLQRQLEAAKDNNSKVTTMLEHALASHSKMQAVLDAVQTELGHKDAEISNCRXDRSQSQQKMQMLETELEHHKAKLVAMERQHSSQLEPLSKALEVARMDKKTLALCLEEVQQANNVLQSKLIHTQYDLKSKEAEHQQLMACREQLMEKLKTEEKMHIENVETLKKQFHAKQEVSRKAAHRESTEKALQGSSSKFAEVSCANKELLQKVIELEKTLSSYWEKLKSQRAQEIELREMEAIKEEYQKKNYEQSQHIQQFVSELKSLRSEMXILLENQHKVQVQNRQLETQLEVERRRVHQLENERQKKTTQHLKKCKEEIENQLKQASMVSEQMTNNLKEAQRWFKSEFDSLQLDCLKNHWPVNFEDSSSKEIIHQPSP from the exons ATGGCAAACTTGCAGCGTCAGCTGGAGGCAGCAAAGGACAATAACAGTAAGGTGACAACAATGCTGGAGCACGCGTTAGCTTCTCATAGCAAGATGCAGGCAGTTCTGGATGCAGTACAAACAGAGTTGGGACACAAGGATGCTGAAATCAGCAACTGCAGATAAGACAG aagcCAGAGTcagcagaaaatgcagatgttAGAAACGGAATTGGAACATCACAAAGCCAAACTGGTTGCCATggaaaggcagcacagcagccag TTGGAACCACTTTCTAAGGCACTAGAAGTTGCTAGAATGGACAAAAAGACACTTGCTCTTTGTTTGGAAGAAGTTCAGCAGGCCAATAACGTCCTGCAGAGTAAGCTGATCCACACTCAGTATGACCTGAAAAGTAAAGAAGCTGAGCATCAACAGCTGATGGCCTGCAG GGAGCAGTTAATGGAAAAACTTAAGACTGAGGAAAAGATGCACATAGAAAACGTAGAGACTTTGAAGAAGCAGTTCCATGCCAAACAAGAGGTTTCTAGGAAGGCTGCCCATCGAGAGTCTACTGAG AAGGCTCTTCAAGGCTCATCCTCTAAATTTGCTGAAGTTTCCTGTGCTaacaaggagctgctgcagaaagtgATAGAGCTGGAGAAGACTTTGTCCAGTTACTGGGAAAAGCTAAAAAGCCAAAGAGCTCAA GAGATTGAACTGAGAGAAATGGAAGCAATAAAGGAGGAATATCAGAAGAAGAATTACGAACAG TCACAGCACATCCAACAATTTGTGTCAGAGTTGAAGAGTTTGCGTAGTGAGATGTAAATATTGTTGGAAAACCAACATAAAGTGCAAGTACAGAACAGGCAGCTGGAGACCCAGCTAGAAGTGGAGAGAAGGCGAGTGCATCAGTTGGAAAATGAGCGTCAG aaaaaaacaacccaacatCTGAAGAAATGTAAAGAGGAAATAGAAAACCAACTGAAACAAGCCAGTATGGTGTCAGAACAG ATGACAAATAACCTGAAAGAAGCCCAGCGCTGGTTCAAATCAGAGTTTGACAGCCTGCAGCTAGATTGTCTGAAAAACCACTGGCCAGTGAACTTCGAAGACAGCAGCTCCAAGGAGATA ATTCATCAGCCTTCTCCATAA